DNA sequence from the Streptomyces tsukubensis genome:
CCGGGAGGCCGGCGGGGAGTGCGAACCCCCCGAGTAGCGCATGGCGCTCTAGACCAGCGCCTCCAGGAGCCGGTCCACGTGCCCAGGTGTGTTGTACAAGTGGAAGGACACCCTCAGCCCGCCGGCGCGGGCGGCGGTGACGATGCCCTGTGCGGCGAGGGCGGGCACCCGGTCCGCCAGCCCGGGGACGGAGACGATCGCGGACTCCCCCGGCACCGGTGTGTGCCCCCGTTCGGCCAGCCCCTCGCGCAGCCGCCGGGCCAGGCCCGTCACGTGCCGGTGAACGGTCTCCGTACCCGCCTCCGCCAGCAGCTCCAGCGACGGGACCAGCGCGTGGAACGAGGGGTACGCCGGTGATTCGTCGAAGCGGCGCGCATTCGCCGCCAGTTCCCGCGCCGGGCCGTACAGCGCACCGTCCGCCGAGGCGAAGGTCCCGGCGAAGAGCGGCCGCAGGGTGCGCTGCGCCTCCTCGGTGACGGTCAGGAACGACACCCCGCGCAGACCGAGCAGGAATTTGTACGCGACGGTGACCGTGTAGTCGAAATCGCCCGCGCACAGCGGCAGCCAGCCCGCGGACTGGCTGGTGTCGGCCAGGGTCCGCGCGCCGTGCGCGGCGGCCGCCTCCCGTACCGCCGCGAGATCTGCGATCCGCCCGTCGGCGGACTGCACGGCCGAGAACGCCACCAGTGCCGTACCGGGGCGGACCGCGTCGGCGAGCCCTTCGAGCGGGGCGTAGCGCGGCTTCAGATCCCCACGGGCCGTGAACGGGGTGACGACGGAGGTGTACTCGCCCTCGGGGAAGAGCACCTCCGCGCCCGCCGGCAGCGACTGCGCGACCAGGCCGACAGCCGTGGCCAGGGAGCTGCCCACGGCCACCCGTCCGGCGTCGACGC
Encoded proteins:
- a CDS encoding aminotransferase class V-fold PLP-dependent enzyme, whose translation is METPDAAAAEFALGSTYLNTASCGVLPRRAVAALAALAGELAAGRPGGAGDYGTVGAVRESFAGLVGVDAGRVAVGSSLATAVGLVAQSLPAGAEVLFPEGEYTSVVTPFTARGDLKPRYAPLEGLADAVRPGTALVAFSAVQSADGRIADLAAVREAAAAHGARTLADTSQSAGWLPLCAGDFDYTVTVAYKFLLGLRGVSFLTVTEEAQRTLRPLFAGTFASADGALYGPARELAANARRFDESPAYPSFHALVPSLELLAEAGTETVHRHVTGLARRLREGLAERGHTPVPGESAIVSVPGLADRVPALAAQGIVTAARAGGLRVSFHLYNTPGHVDRLLEALV